In Primulina eburnea isolate SZY01 chromosome 3, ASM2296580v1, whole genome shotgun sequence, one DNA window encodes the following:
- the LOC140826821 gene encoding F-box protein At1g55000, protein MGCCGGEDDQESAAGPVPLDLLEPLNSFHQETLLSSDEDFIISPINSNFSALLCKDTLRAILEKLPLADLSRAACVCRLWRSVASDRDLHVCVFKSPWKLRDVIGNPSSGSFWRDNSLSKFAVSHRLSRGDSIASLAVKYSVQVMDIKRLNNMMSDHGIYSRDRLLIPLCKPEILINSTCYIELDIHAKREVAVVYLDGGPDKNVHILFNRPTTERGKKRVLDSLKRSMNVDDGTAQYYLSISNGDPRAAVTQFSDDLTWERQVQST, encoded by the exons ATGGGTTGTTGCGGCGGCGAAGACGACCAGGAATCGGCTGCGGGGCCGGTACCTCTGGACCTCCTCGAACCCCTTAATTCCTTCCATCAAGAAACTCTATTATCCTCAGACGAAGACTTCATAATCTCCCCGATCAATTCCAATTTCTCTGCTCTCTTGTGCAAGGACACCCTCCGCGCTATCCTGGAAAAGCTCCCTCTGGCAGACCTCTCACGCGCCGCCTGCGTGTGCCGCCTCTGGCGCTCAGTGGCCTCCGATAGGGACTTGCATGTTTGCGTTTTCAAATCTCCCTGGAAGCTTCGAGATGTGATTGGAAACCCTAGCTCTGGGAGCTTCTGGAGGGACAATTCCCTCTCCAAATTCGCTGTGTCCCATCGCCTCTCTCGCGGCGACTCCATCGCCAGCCTCGCCGTCAAATATTCAGTTCAg GTAATGGACATAAAACGCTTGAACAATATGATGAGTGATCATGGGATATACTCAAGGGATAGGCTGCTAATCCCCTTGTGTAAACCTGAAATTCTCATAAATTCTACGTGCTACATAGAACTAGATATCCATGCAAAAAGGGAAGTTGCAGTAGTGTATCTTGATGGTGGTCCCGATAAAAATGTACACATTTTGTTCAATAGACCCACTACAGAAAGAGGGAAGAAAAGGGTGCTCGATTCGTTAAAGAGGAGCATGAATGTTGATGATGGCACAGCACAATACTACTTGTCCATCTCAAATGGAGACCCTCGAGCTGCAGTAACACAATTCTCTGATGATTTGACTTGGGAAAGGCAGGTTCAATCAACATGA
- the LOC140826822 gene encoding small ribosomal subunit protein eS21y-like, which yields MQNEEGQNMDLYIPRKCSATNRLITSKDHASVQINVGHLDESGRYTGQHSTFALCGFVRAQGDADSALDRLWQKKKVEARQQ from the exons ATGCAAAACGAGGAGGGACAGAACATGGATCTTTATATCCCAAGGAAGTG CTCTGCCACAAACAGGCTTATCACTTCCAAGGATCATGCATCGGTTCAGATCAACGTCGGGCATTTGGATGAGTCTGGTCGATACACTGGCCAACACTCAACCTTTGCTCTCTGTGGATTTGTCCGTGCCCAG GGTGATGCTGACAGTGCTCTCGATAGGCTCTGGCAGAAGAAGAAGGTTGAAGCTCGACAACAGTGA
- the LOC140826824 gene encoding LOW QUALITY PROTEIN: haloacid dehalogenase-like hydrolase domain-containing protein Sgpp (The sequence of the model RefSeq protein was modified relative to this genomic sequence to represent the inferred CDS: inserted 1 base in 1 codon), translating into MTISSGEISADTSSSTCSLSQLAPLEAVLFDIDGTLCDSDPLHYYAFREMLQEIGFNGGVPITEDFFIDNIAGKHNDDIASALFPNDFERGLKLVDDKEAMFRRLVKEKLEPVXGLYRLKKWIEDHNLKRAAVTNAPRANAELMISILGLTDFFHTLILGSDCEHAKPFPDPYLKAVEVLKVSKEHTFIFEDSVSGIKAGVASGMPTIGLTTRNPAQLLMQAKPHFLIKDYDEPKLWTALDKLDKTT; encoded by the exons ATGACGATTTCTTCCGGTGAAATTTCAGCTGACACGTCGAGCAG CACTTGTTCTCTATCGCAACTTGCTCCACTTGAAGCAGTACTCTTTGATATTGATGGCACATTGTGTGACTCGGATCCCCTCCACTATTATGCTTTTCGGGAAATGCTTCAAGAG ATTGGATTCAATGGTGGTGTTCCAATAACTGAGGATTTTTTTATCGATAACATTGCTGGGAAGCACAATGATGATATTGCTTCAGCCCTTTTTCCAAATGATTTTGAACGGGGTTTAAAGCTTGTGGATGATAAGGAAGCAATGTTTCGAAG GCTTGTTAAGGAGAAACTGGAACCTG AAGGCTTATATCGGCTCAAGAAATGGATTGAAGATCATAACTTGAAACGAGCTGCAGTAACCAATGCTCCTAGAGCGAATGCTGAATTGATGATCTCAATTCTTGGACTAACAGATTTCTTTCATACTCTTATTCTTGGAAGTGACTGCGAACATGCAAAACCATTTCCAGACCCCTATTTAAAAGCTGTTGAAGTACTCAAGGTGTCAAAAGAGCATACTTTTATATTTGAG GATTCTGTTTCAGGAATAAAAGCCGGTGTCGCATCTGGGATGCCTACGATTGGCTTGACAACAAGAAATCCAGCACAACTACTGATGCAGGCGAAGCCTCATTTTCTCATTAAAGATTACGACGAACCAAAACTTTGGACTGCTTTGGACAAACTTGATAAAACTACATAG